A region of the Chryseobacterium cucumeris genome:
CGATTAGATGAATCATAAAGATATTGTTCTCTGATTCCTGATGGAGGAATAATATTCGTTACACCAACCAAAGGATTATAAGTGTAGGAAGTAATTTGATAACCGTTCATTTCGGGTCTCTTTCTCAATCCATCAATAGCATTAAGTAAATCTTGTTCACTTGTGGCATCAATATCAGCATCGGACTTATCAATAATTCCTTGTAAAAACTGGCTGATTGAACCATAAAATGCTCCTTCTATTTTAGCAATAGGAAGTGTTTGGTGATATCCCCATACTATTGTTGTCGGAACACCAGCAGTATTTGTATACTCTAATAAATTACCTTTATTATCATAATTAGTATATTTAATTACTGTTTTATTTTCAACAGTATAATTGGGTGGTTGAACCTGACTAGTTTCGACAACTGAAGTAGGATTTAAATGAGAGGCATTATCGTACTTTGTGGTAAATTGAGAATAATCTTCTCCCCCTTTGGAAATAACCTTTGAAATAGGAACAGAAACTATATTTGCATTAAATAATCGTTGATTATCAGCAGGAGTAGCATAAGATATCTGTATAGATTCAGTTCCCCCATCAGGAAAGGTTGTAGTTTTATTATTTAAATTATTTAAACCACTATATAAATAATTACTCTCAGTAGTAAATATTTTATTATTTAAATAATCTTTTTTTATTGATTTTGATAACAAACTTTCTTTTGAAAAGATTGGATAATAACCCAATACTGTTACACCATGCTGGTGGCTTTCAAAAGCACCATTAAAGGAAATTACATTCCAAACTGATCTTGAATTTCTACTTAATGATGTGCCATAGTATACATTGGAATAGATTTCCGAATAAATATTATCAGTTTGTTGAACTTTATTCATTGAGGAATCATAAATAATTTCACTTAGTACTTTACCATTTTCTGTTGAATTAGTAGATTTGGTGGATGGCATACTAATAGGAATAACTCCGTTTTGCAAATAATAATGAGAATCAGATGTATTTGAATAATTTGTTTCAATAGAGCCATTATTATTGTTTTGGGCATCTTTCTCTGTTTTTATAACTTTGGAATATCCAATATAATCTCCCGAAGATATAGGGGAAGAAGAATTATTATTATTACAACTCATAGAAATAATACCCGATGATTGTGAGTCTGCTGATTGAGAACTATTGTTAATTTGTAATGTAGAATATGTATTTTTATTAAATAAGAATAAAGGGTTTGTCGTTATTCCATCAAAATACTTAAATTCAGTCTTTCCGATAAACTGATTGTTTATGTCTCTATTAGTTTGACTAGCTAGTCTCAAGCCATTGCCAACGGTTAGTTTTCCATAATCATATTGATTAAACAGATTGGACGCACTGTTTAGCTCATATTCAAAAGAAGAAGAACCTTTTGTAGGATAAAAAACTTTAGTTAGAATAGCAGATTGAGTAAAATTAATATTGGCTTGCTTAAAATTATTGTTATAATTATTATCTACAGGTACAGGAGTAGGATAACTAAAATCATTAGGATTTAAAAATAGGGTTTTATTGTTAAAACCACCATTTGAATATCCCCAATAATCTACGCCTGTTGACGACTTTGATGGTAATAGTGTTTCATTATAGCCAAATGTATAAAGGTCACTATTTATCTTTACCGATAAAAGTTTGAGTCTCTTAGTTAGCCTATCTTGTGTATAGATTTGGTTCGGTTGTGTTAAAGTTATGGAATTTTGAGAATTGAAATAATCATAATTTAAATTAATAGTTTTTACAACCTGATTTATATTATTCTGTTCCTCAATTCTATCTAATTTTTGGGTTGGAAAATCAAGTCGATCAGAATAATAAAAATTAACCTTTCCAAAATTTCCAGATATATTATTGATAAGTAAATAATTTTGCTCAGTTGACCAATTAATTATTGGTGGAGCCATGAATCCTACAGTTTGAGAACTACTAAGAGGGTTCATAGATGAGCCAGG
Encoded here:
- a CDS encoding DUF5977 domain-containing protein; this translates as MKKNIILSFVLGAFFTVHAQNNQNKYSEYYFKNFPNSPSTATFLRYGDIQNSEYTGTNSPQIPLLTAESGAIKIPLVLRYISGNGIKVAQEAGSVGLGWDINLPTITQSILGGYSDFDDVAKYLAPFTQSANPFNNYFPHSVQPLPAGFVSQPTKDAYSYYKTIDGFLPLNGNFADLHNSAPFTVDTDTSPDIFTCNLFGEKLEFVINNYPTGITNHTFNPIFYCLNKKGYKISYSDSTYFTIIDPTGIKYYFAKVEVVKTLNSVSKNYVITKITDINNNDINFTYNEYSNVRNLPFVGQKLNYTYGNQTYHYSSLPLDNTQNFSWIGEFDEQYPGSSMNPLSSSQTVGFMAPPIINWSTEQNYLLINNISGNFGKVNFYYSDRLDFPTQKLDRIEEQNNINQVVKTINLNYDYFNSQNSITLTQPNQIYTQDRLTKRLKLLSVKINSDLYTFGYNETLLPSKSSTGVDYWGYSNGGFNNKTLFLNPNDFSYPTPVPVDNNYNNNFKQANINFTQSAILTKVFYPTKGSSSFEYELNSASNLFNQYDYGKLTVGNGLRLASQTNRDINNQFIGKTEFKYFDGITTNPLFLFNKNTYSTLQINNSSQSADSQSSGIISMSCNNNNSSSPISSGDYIGYSKVIKTEKDAQNNNNGSIETNYSNTSDSHYYLQNGVIPISMPSTKSTNSTENGKVLSEIIYDSSMNKVQQTDNIYSEIYSNVYYGTSLSRNSRSVWNVISFNGAFESHQHGVTVLGYYPIFSKESLLSKSIKKDYLNNKIFTTESNYLYSGLNNLNNKTTTFPDGGTESIQISYATPADNQRLFNANIVSVPISKVISKGGEDYSQFTTKYDNASHLNPTSVVETSQVQPPNYTVENKTVIKYTNYDNKGNLLEYTNTAGVPTTIVWGYHQTLPIAKIEGAFYGSISQFLQGIIDKSDADIDATSEQDLLNAIDGLRKRPEMNGYQITSYTYNPLVGVTNIIPPSGIREQYLYDSSNRLKQIIDVNGKILKENEYNYVPTTFYNSLQSKPFTRNNCGSGAIGGVYNYIVPAGQYTSIIDQSDADQKALNDINTNGQNAANSNGICTPIYCSLSFNSSLGISGGGSVSVSQNSSYKLSFGFSSGSNSANLPWATTGVKIATITGTCKPTTDFLSYNGQIYCTIQTNGDVILKTHSGNALPNNTSYNYEFYFPIN